DNA from Rubripirellula lacrimiformis:
TCAATCACGTCAATCGGAAGGTTTTCGGGGGCGGCAACCGAGCGGATCGCTGCTGCACCGACGAATGGACTAGAGTCTGGTTCCAAAGCGACGACTTGCCATCCTTGTTTTGCTAATGCGTAGCTGACGATTCCATTCCCCGCTCCTACATCCAAGGCACGCCCCGCTGGTTGGGGTATGTGTTCTTGCAGAGCATTCCATTCTTCACTGCCTGCGTATCTGCGGACCGCATCGATTACAGGGCGGTCGAAATAGCACTGACGTACCAGGTCTTTTTGGTCAGGTTGCGTCAGAAGCCAAGAGACGGCGTCCTCCCAGGACACGAATCTTGACGTCTGATCCGGCTTCGTTGACACTCTGACTTCTCCATGTGGTTGGTTCATTTGCATTCAGTTCTATCCATCTTTTCAAACGCTGCCCGAGGTTACCCTTGCTTGCTACCCTGAAAAACATCATCTCCGCACCACGGATTTGGCAACTGCAGCGGCGTGGTCTTATCGTCGATTGCGCAGACAATCAGTCAATTCGACCGTTTCGGATTCGGGGAAAGCTAAGCGGTTCAAGTCTTTGCGTTGGTAGCGGGTCGATTGTCCATGCGAATATCAATTTCGACCGCGACGGAGCGTCCGTAGTCGTTGGGAATCGCGTATTCATTGGTCGGTCAAATTTGGTGACGGCCAAAGGTATCACTATCGAAGACGATGTGATGGTTTCCTGGAATGTCACGGTTGTTGACCATGATTCGCATAGCATCAACTACAGGCAGCGTCACAACGATGTCGCCCAATGGATTCATGGTGTTAAAGACTGGACTTCCGTTCCTGTTGCTGAGGTGCGTTTGAAGTCGAAATGTTGGATAGGAATGAACGCTACGATCTTGAAGGGAATTGTTGTCGGCGAGGGTGCTGTTGTGGGGGCGGGTGCTGTTGTGACGCGAGACGTTCCGGATTGGACCGTTGTGGCCGGCAATCCCGCTCGAGTGATCAAGGAAATTCCGGCAATTGAAAGATGTTAGCCATTCACTGCCTCGTCTGTCGAACCGGATGGAGGGGATTGCTCGCGATGCGACCGATTTTTTAGACGATGCTTGATCAGCCGATATTGCATCCCTAGACGACGGCGCAAATAGGTGCTGCCAAACAGTCCTTTCAGTGACTTTTGGATCGACTTCTCACGGCCATCGTCAACGCAAACATTGCCGGGCGGAAGGAATGGTGATGCGGATGCTTGGGCCGCATTTTGACGGCTCGCACGGCAGTGTTCCCCCGAACCATCAAATCCAATGTTCTGCACGAGGCTTGCCGGGGGGAAGAGTGTGCACATCCGACGGTTAAAGGCATGGTAGTGAAAGTGGATCGCCCAGCTATTAACCAGTCCTCGTTGCTGGAGTTTAAGTAGTACGTCGTATGGATATGAGTTATTGAAGTTAAATTCCTTGCCGCGATCTCTCGCGACGGGAATCTTGAAGTCACCCTTCTCACGCGCGGCTATGAATTCAGTCCAGCGGTCTGACCAAGTTGCCCAGCCCCAACTGGTCGTTAATCTCGCGAATGACGCGAATCCCTGGGTCGTGTCGTGTGCGTGCCCGGAAATTTGCAGAACCTTCGGGCAATCGCGATATTTGATCAGATATTCTTTCATGTAGGTGAGGAAGTTCGATGAAACAAGTAGGTCGTCTTCTAAGACAACGGCGTGGCCGTGCTTTTCGCAAAGTTGTGTGACAGCTGACACTATGGATTCCGATAGTCCATGATTGGTTTTTGACACGGAAACGGACACCGAAATTCCGACTTTGGAGTTTTTCTGCTCGAACGTTTTGGCCACTTCGATGGTTTCTAGAACCAACGATCGATCGATCGCACTTTTCGGTCCGTCCACAAAGATACAAATCGTGGCGTCTTCGAAGCCCTCGGCAAGAGACAGGCGATCGAGGGTCAATCGAAGGTGTTGGGGGCGTCGAAAGGCAAAAACAGCGACTGCGAGCCTGAGGTCTGTGACTTCCGAAAAAGACAGGCTTGTTCGAGTTGTCATTGTTTGCTTGTTGTCTAAGTTCAAAATTTAGCCATCCGTAAAGCCGTTTTGCTTTTCTTTATCTGCCTTGGTGAGCTGGTTCGATGTGCATCGAATGGCGAGGGTGCGTTCGCGAGTTTCTTGGCGACAAAGAGGCGGATGCGGTGCGTCGCTGAATATCCATGTAAACCCATCCGACACAAGCTGATATGCAGAAGAACGGTGAGGATCCGAGGAATGTGCCTTGTTTGAGCATCAGGATTCCATTGAATGTCAGTAATGCAGCAAGCAAGCACATTTGGGATCGCACTCGTGGCGGAAGTGTTGGTAAGCGAAGGATTCGGCGAAACTGAATCAGTGGCAAAATGGCCACTGCTGCGAAGATTGCTAGGCCGATAATCCCCTCTTCTAGGAGTATCTCCACAGGCACGTTGTGTGGATAGATTCCGAAAATGAGCCAAGAACTACTGGTGCCGATTCCCGCAAGTAACTCGAAGATATTTCCGTCAGTGTAGATTTGCAGTGCATCACCAGCCATGTTCATGCGTTCGCGTTGTGCCACTTGCATCCCGCGGACGTGCCATCGGCTCATGAAAGCAGAGTTGTGGACTAGGAAGTAGGACGCGAGTCCGATCGCAGCAATGAAGGTCAAGGCTCCCGTTCCGGCCTTTCCACTGGCCTTTCTGGCAGCGATCGGAAGGAAGATTGCTGCGGTGGTGAAGACGGCGATGAGCTGTCCACGTGATCCGCTGCGGAAAATGACAACGGCAGACAATACCGCAATTGCACCGTGAAGAAGCAGCAGTTTTCGATCGTCGCTCTTGGAGTACATCGAGAACAGGCAGCACAGCGCGACAGTGCCGGCATAGTTTGCAATGGCCAGCGGGTTGGTCTCCGCAGTACGCCCATTCGATTGGCTGATTAAGAGCCCGCGTGCTCCAAACTGCCCCAAGATAGTTCCAAGTAAGATCAGTCCGCCTAAAAGCACTGTCGTCTTCACCGCGATATCGAGCTGTTCAGTATCAGCGGAGCAGATCGGAGCAATGAAGGCGAACGTCAGGATGTAGGGAAGAGTCTTTTGGAACTGGATAATAGAAAATGACGAGTCAGTGGTCCACATCAACGACGCAAATGTGAAAGCGAGAAGCGTTGCATAGTAAAGTAGCTGAGGGGGGTACAGTTTCAGCGATAATACGGGCATCCTGGTTTTGCGGATATAGGTGTAGCTTGCCGTCGTTGCGATCAAGGCTACCAGTATGTTGACCAAAGCGGTTCGAGAGGTGAAGAAGCTCTGTGACTGTTGTAGAACACCTTCCATCGCGAGCATTCCCCAAGCAGCAGCTAAGCCCACGCCAGGGTGCTTGAATGCAAGAGCGAACAGGATTGCGAGGCATAGCACCAGCAAGATTGAAATCGCGATTAGCACTAGTTCGGTCCGATCTGCTTTTGGGCGTTGTTAGTTGGCAGGAGCGAGTTTTTGGCGCGTTTCAAACGCACGATCGTGTTGAACACCGTCCAGCTCTCGAGTGCTGCGAGTGTCGCGGAGACTCTGGCGTTGCCGGCGAAAGTGCCGCCATGGAGTTTCTTCATTCTCGCGTGGTAGTCGTTCGTGAACTCGTCGACAGTTGCTTCTAATGGACGCGAATCTTCTGTCGAGCAACCACGCCAATTGCTGTAGAGTCTGATTAGTTTTTTTGCAGCAACATCTTGATGCCACTGTTGGTGCGTGTGCAAGCGAGTGCTGGCTTTCAGTGTTTTGAGACGATGGCGATTCGATTCCAGCAAAATTAGTTTGCTGATTGCCTGCGTCTGGTTTCCGACCAGGTACCCCGTCACTCCGTCCAGAATCTGTTCTGATTGCCCGTTGTCACCTATCAAATTACTCAATGCGATGGTTGGGATACCAAGACCAGCTGGTTCGCAGATCGAACTTGCAAAGCACTCTCCCGACGGACTGGCGAACAGTTGTACGTCCCAGCGGCTGACCCACTTCAGTAGCGTTTCGTAGTTTGTCGTTTCGTCATGGTTGACGAATCGGGTGCCCCATCGCTTGGTTAGACGGTTGACTTGGTCCTTGTACGGCAGTCCTACAGAAACCCATTTCGAATTTGGGACTTGTTCCAGTATCGAGTTGATCGTGGATTCCGTGTCTCTTCGCCACTTCGATGGGTGAGCCCTGCCAAGTCTTCCAATCACGAAGTCGCTATTCTCGCGACTTCCGGGGGCGTTCTCTGAGTCGTGGTCGGGCGTCTCGCGATCGGGTGACGAAGGAGAAAACGGAGTCATGCAGACATAGTCTAGATTGCTTCCCAGGTTGGTTTGGGAAGCAGGATTGCCTAGCCATTTTGAGATTCGGTAAAGGCTGTAGATTCCAACACAGCAGGTTTTTACCGTCTTGAGAATTTCTCTGTTTTCTGGAGGTCTGCCGAACACGGGAGTCGAAACTAGTAGCGTTTCGGACAGTCTCGCTTCGCTCATGAGTTTCAGGAGCAAGGGTTCGTTGTAGGTCGGGCCGTGTATGTGAATCACGTCCGGTTGCAAATTCGAAAGGAATTCCTGTTGCCCTGCCTCGTCGGGAATGACATGGCATTCGACTTCACTGTCAGCCTGGATCATTGATCGGCGTGGACCGTCGGCTGCACCGATCACCACAACCTGATGTCCCATTTTCGACAATCTAGTTGCTAAGACTTGGCCAGCCTTTTGGATTCCTCCCAAGCTGTAGTTTGGGATAATCTTTACGATGATCATGGGGTCGGCCTGGTGTTTTTTAGCATTCCCGCAATCACGTACAGCGGATATCCAACAAAAAACTTTAGTCGCATCCGTCGCAGGTTCATCCAAAGCGATCGACGAAAAATGTCCATCGAGCTTCGTGTGAATCCTGATTTTGCCAGTTTTAGGGACATTGCCCTTACCCGCATCCCAATGTGCTGGTCCCGGTGGCGTTTGTAGTCCTTCCCGCCCGGGTATCGGCCGGACTTCTCTGCGTCGATCAGCATCCGTGCTCCTCCGTGAACTTTGTGCATCGATTTGAGGATGTTTTGATCGTGATTGCGATAGCCCAACATGAGTGGGGAGTGGATCTTCACAAATCCGTCGCAGGTTCCTAACCGGAACAGCATGTCGCTATCGGTTGCAGCAATGTCTTTTTCTAGAAAGCCGCCACTGTCACGAAATGCAGAAGATTTGATCATGCAGACCCCCGTCCCAAAATAGAACCCGCATTGCAGTGATCCTTCAAAGTAGTTTTTGTAATTGGACATGTGAAGCGGTTGGATGTGTACCTCATTTAGTTCCGATTCGTCACTGAAATAACGGAGATCCCCCGCAATGATTGTTGGTTCGTAGCGTTGCGCCGCTTGCATGAAGGTGTCGAGCGACCATGGGAATAGAATGTCGTCACTGTCTAAGAAAAACAGGTACTGTCCCGTCGCAATTTGTGTTCCTGCATTTCGTGCTGCCGCGCACCCTAAGTGATTCCTTTCAAGAACTGTCACCGCATCCCCATATGAACGAGCGCAATCAATCGTTCCATCGGATGATCCGTCATCGACAATGATGACTTCAAAATCGCGAAATTCTTGATTGAACACGCTGTCTAACGTACGCGCAAGAAGCTTTTCTCGGTTGTATGTTGGAGTGACGATAGAGATTGCTGGATTCACGGTGCGGTTCCTAGGCTGACTTAAGTTTTGTCGTGATGCGGTGTTTTAAGTCGATCCATGGTTCGGTCCATTGAGATAGAAATCCATAAATCCCGAAGAACAGTGCAGCTTGGATCATTAGCGATGTCAGCGGAGACCATGTCGTGCCGCGATAGGCCAACCATCCGAGTGGCAGAGATGCGAAAGCGGACAGCAATATGGGCATTTTCATACCGTCGATGATGTCCCGGATTTGTACTGGGGTTGGTTTGATCGCGAATAAAATCGTGGGAATTCGAAGCAGGCATGCGAGAACTGAAAATGTCCAGGCCATTGCCACGACGCCGCTGCTGACGGATAGGGCGAACCCCGTCACCATGACAACCGAGTTGGCAAAAACGATCTTAAAGTATCGTCCGGTTTGCCCCATCGGCAATACCGTCCAGGAAGTCGCAGGAGCAGTGGCGGAAGCCAACAGGCACGGCGCAAGTGCGTTGAAGATGGGGATGCTTTCTGTCCATTGGCTTCCCAGCATACAAAGCACGATCTCTTCACCTGTGAATACGATGAACACGCACAGTGGGATTTGCAGGAGCATGGCAATTGCATAGCCCTTGCGGAAGAAGCTGCGGAATTGAGCAGGAGAATCCTGGAGCTTGCTAAGGACAGGGATGACGACTTGGGTGAGCGGTCCGTTGATCTTGGTCAACGGCAGCAACAGTAGCGAATAGCTCTTGGCGTAGTAGCCGAGCACTTCTTCGCCCCACACTCGAGCGATTAAAATATTGTCGGCGTTGCGCGCCGCGTAGTTGACCGTGTTGGATGCCGTGAAACTTCCACTCATCTTCAAGTTTGGAACCGATTCGCGAATTTCGAGTGTAAGTGTCGGTACAAATTTGCTGTAAACGCTCAAAATGAAAGCCTTTGCGATGACGGTAACCGTAAGCTGCAAAAGCAATGCCTCGAATTGGAAACCGGCTGAGGCAAACGCGATTGCCGCCAATCCGCCGATCACCAGTGCACCAACATTTGCAATGCCGATCTGGCCGAAAGCAAGCCTTCGTGTGAGGATTGCGTTGTGCTGCACACAGTACGCTGCAATCAGAATGTTGAATCCCATGACAATGCTGGCGATCCCCGCTCGCGGGTCGTCGTAAAACAGCGAGATAAGAGGGGACAGACAGGCAGTCAGCAGCCCTAACGCCAGCCCAATTCCAACGTTGAGCCAAAAGAAAGTCGAAAGCTCTTTCGATGAAATTTCCTTGCTTTGGATGGTCGCTAGCGATAGTCCAAAGTCGCCGAACAGGCCGACCACTCCAGTGATGGCAGCCGTTTTCGCAATCAATCCAAAGTCTTCAGGGCGTACCATTCGCGCCAATGCAGCGGTGATCGCAAGACCCAGGATTGCCGAGGTCATTTGCGTACCCGCCACGACCACACTGCCCTTCAGTGTTTGGTTGGATAACTGTTTTTTCGGAGGGGGGGTCACGGTTAGAGGAACTTACCCTCGCGTTTTAGTTTTTCGTAATGTTCCGTGTCTCTTGACTTAAATACTTCAGCAGGATGCCCGCCAGCGATCGCGCATTTCGGAACATCTTTGACCACGACACTGCCGGCTTGAATGATTGCGCCTTCTCCGATCGTAACACCACCCAAAATGATTACTCGGTCACCAACCCACACGTTGTCTTCGATGCGGATGGGTTTGTAGATGTATGACGTTCCATAAGGAATGGCGTTTCCGTGGTCGTAGTCATGGATTTGGGTGATCATTCGGCACTCGCACCCTGAATGGAAGTTGTCGCCGATTTCGACCGCGCCCGCACCGACGATGTGCATTCCATTAAAATTTGTATTCGCCCCCAGCACCGTATGGCTGGTCACGTGGCTGCGGAAATTCACTCGAGGATAGGTTTTGTAGGATCGGCATAGCCTTGAAACTCGCCACGACCAAAAACGTCGCCTGACGTGTTTAAGCGTTCCGTGAATGAGGTAGTGCGAAATGTTCATGCTGTGGTCTCCGCTTCTAGCTCTGGTTCGTTAGATGAATATCGCCACCAGCCGTGTTTCTTAGACTGTTTCCAATTCGTTGGGATCTGCTGACGGTTCGAAATGTTTTCAATCAGTGTCGCTGCTAGAGAGCTTGCCTGCGGTCTAGATGGGGAATTGAAGCCTTCGCAAAAGTAAGAAATCGCTTTGCGGAACGCACCTCGATCCCGTGTTTCAATATCCGCAATCAAATTGCTTAGGTCATGGGCTGACGTAGCGGTCTGGCATAACCCATGTTTCTGGAATCCGTAAACGTCGGTGTTCGAGTCAGTTTCCACCGTGATGACTGGAGTCTCCGCCATAGCGGCCTCGAGCATCATTGATGAGGGGCCGCAGATGATCACATCCACGCTTTTGCAGAACGCGAAGGAGTTTACCGTCTTTGCATCATTTCGGACGACGCTCCCGGCTGGACATTTGCGAATGAGCTTGTCCACTTCGGATGCCGGAGTGCTCGGGTGAAGGCGGAGATGGATTTCAAAATCAGGGAGTGATTTTTGTATTGTCGTAATGATTTCGATGGTGCTCGCCGTCTGGTCGAGAGCATTGCAGCACAGGCCGATTCGCTTCGGCGATCCCGTCCATCGCGATTCGTTCTCGCTCTTGCTGTATTTGGAAATTCCCACAAGGAATACTTTGGATCGACTTGCTTTGTTGGCGTATTTCTCGGCCGCGTCTTGGCCATCCAGGAGTGCATAATCGAAGTTGAGTGGGGGGAAGTGCTCGGCTACACATGCATGTTGAACGTAGATGGTTGGGATGTTCGAATGGCGAGCCGCTTGTTCGAGTGTTCGAAAGAACGCGCTGTGGTCATTGGAAATTACAATGCAGGATGGCCTCGATGACGCGAACGCCAAGCGAAACGCAAGGTAAGTTCCATGAATCTCGCAATAAGTTGCCACACTGTGCCTGAAAGATTTGCGTCTGTATCCTTTAGATAACAGTGCCTTTAGCATCACCAGTGGAATGAAAGGGATTCGTAAGCGATTCGCATGAGTGGACACGCATTCTTTGCACTGTTCGTCAAACCAGAATGAGTCGGTAGTCATTTCGTCGAAGATTGGGCGAATGGCCAGCTTCTGGTTTGTTGTCGATGCAACGAATAGCGGTTGGTTTGCATTGAAAGGGATTGGACGTGCATTCTCGAAGACTGACTTGGCAGAACGAGCGATGGCAGCCGCAAACCCCAAAGTCCGTGGCAGGAATGCGTGCGGACGTCTGTAGGGTTTCAGAGTGGCAAGTAGACCCTTTTCGAACTCCGGGTAGCTTGCCGTTGGGTTCAGTTCGAAAATGTCGAGATTGAAAGTTTGGTAAATCAGGCGGAAGTAGTTCACGGTCGATCTTGCGATTCGAAAGCGGATGGATGTCGATCTTTTTGAGTTGCGTGGCATCGCTTAAGGTCTTCATCGGTACCAAGCATGTCGATGACGTCTAACAGGCTTCTGTAGCGTTGGCGGCGATGTGCGCCCACGCTCGGAAAGCGCGGACCAGTGCAAACAATATTGATCGCAAAGGGATCTAGTCTGGCTGTGGCAAGCAAGTTGCGAAGCATGGTCATTGGATTCCGCGAGCCTGAGCCAATTGGCTGGGGAGTCCAACATCGATCCAGCTATCGATCGGATAGATCCCAACGGAATCGTTTCGATCCATCTCGGCTTGGATCACATCCGTGATGGGAGTGAATTCCAGTGGAACGGTTTGAATCACCTTCGGTTCTAGCACATAGATTCCCGCGTTGATGATTTCGCGGTGGGCCGGCTTTTCCACCAAACGAGCAATGCGATTGCCTTTCAGTTGCAAACACCCAAACGGGACCTCGTGCGTGTAGGTCCGCGTTCCCACCGTAATTTGGTTGTTATCTTCGCTGTGAGTTTCCAGCATCCGTTGGACATCAAACTCGGCGATCAGGTCACCGTTCATCGCGATCAGCGGGGCCTGTAAATTTTGGTCCTTCAACAACGCCAGCGAGCCGCCGGTTCCCAAGGGTTCTTGTTCGCGCAAGTAGGTGATTTCGCAGCCGAATCGTGAACCATCTTGGAAGTGGTCTTCGATCACTTCGGCTAGATGATTGACCGACAGGTAAATTTTTCGAACACCGGCGCCAACAAAGTGCAGCACGATTCGTTCTAAGATCGGTCGTCCAGCCACTTGCACCATCGGCTTGGGTAGGTTTTGGGTGATTTTCCCTAGCCGTGTCCCCTTCCCTCCTGCCAAAATCATGGCCGCGTTGGGAAGTGACCGAGGTTGAACGATTTCGTGCAGCAGGTGCAGACCCTTGGGAAAGCCTTCGTCATCGACAATGGGCAGTTGCCCGATCGAAAAAGCCTTCATCAGATCCAACGACTCGGTTCGACTGGTCGCCTCGCTAACCTGATGAAATTTGGGTTTTAGTAGGGGCGTGATGGGCGCGTTGATATCGTGCCCTGAAATCAGCGCACGTCGCAGATCGCCGTCGGTTAGCAGGCCAATCAGCTTGCCACCTTCGTTCACCACCAATGCAATGCCCGAGACGCCAGCGTCAATGGCTTGCATTGCGTCCAGGATCGTTGCGGTCTGGTGGACCGACAGTCGGTTTAGCCGCTGGCTGTCGTCTAGCGTTTGGGGAGCCATGTCGATTTCAGTGTTGTGGTCGAAGTGGATGGGGGCGATCATCCGTGGATTGCTGATGTCGAAGCAGCATTTCGCAGATTTTTAGATCGATTTCGGTGTCGATGTCATGGGATTTGTCCGGTGGCATCACAAACGCGACGGCGTCGTCGGTCACGATCGATCCGGACGATCGCATGGCGTCAATTTTTGA
Protein-coding regions in this window:
- a CDS encoding lipopolysaccharide biosynthesis protein, with amino-acid sequence MTPPPKKQLSNQTLKGSVVVAGTQMTSAILGLAITAALARMVRPEDFGLIAKTAAITGVVGLFGDFGLSLATIQSKEISSKELSTFFWLNVGIGLALGLLTACLSPLISLFYDDPRAGIASIVMGFNILIAAYCVQHNAILTRRLAFGQIGIANVGALVIGGLAAIAFASAGFQFEALLLQLTVTVIAKAFILSVYSKFVPTLTLEIRESVPNLKMSGSFTASNTVNYAARNADNILIARVWGEEVLGYYAKSYSLLLLPLTKINGPLTQVVIPVLSKLQDSPAQFRSFFRKGYAIAMLLQIPLCVFIVFTGEEIVLCMLGSQWTESIPIFNALAPCLLASATAPATSWTVLPMGQTGRYFKIVFANSVVMVTGFALSVSSGVVAMAWTFSVLACLLRIPTILFAIKPTPVQIRDIIDGMKMPILLSAFASLPLGWLAYRGTTWSPLTSLMIQAALFFGIYGFLSQWTEPWIDLKHRITTKLKSA
- a CDS encoding glycosyltransferase family protein, yielding MNLDNKQTMTTRTSLSFSEVTDLRLAVAVFAFRRPQHLRLTLDRLSLAEGFEDATICIFVDGPKSAIDRSLVLETIEVAKTFEQKNSKVGISVSVSVSKTNHGLSESIVSAVTQLCEKHGHAVVLEDDLLVSSNFLTYMKEYLIKYRDCPKVLQISGHAHDTTQGFASFARLTTSWGWATWSDRWTEFIAAREKGDFKIPVARDRGKEFNFNNSYPYDVLLKLQQRGLVNSWAIHFHYHAFNRRMCTLFPPASLVQNIGFDGSGEHCRASRQNAAQASASPFLPPGNVCVDDGREKSIQKSLKGLFGSTYLRRRLGMQYRLIKHRLKNRSHREQSPPSGSTDEAVNG
- a CDS encoding glycosyltransferase family 2 protein; amino-acid sequence: MNPAISIVTPTYNREKLLARTLDSVFNQEFRDFEVIIVDDGSSDGTIDCARSYGDAVTVLERNHLGCAAARNAGTQIATGQYLFFLDSDDILFPWSLDTFMQAAQRYEPTIIAGDLRYFSDESELNEVHIQPLHMSNYKNYFEGSLQCGFYFGTGVCMIKSSAFRDSGGFLEKDIAATDSDMLFRLGTCDGFVKIHSPLMLGYRNHDQNILKSMHKVHGGARMLIDAEKSGRYPGGKDYKRHRDQHIGMRVRAMSLKLAKSGFTRSSMDIFRRSLWMNLRRMRLKFFVGYPLYVIAGMLKNTRPTP
- a CDS encoding glycosyltransferase, yielding MIIVKIIPNYSLGGIQKAGQVLATRLSKMGHQVVVIGAADGPRRSMIQADSEVECHVIPDEAGQQEFLSNLQPDVIHIHGPTYNEPLLLKLMSEARLSETLLVSTPVFGRPPENREILKTVKTCCVGIYSLYRISKWLGNPASQTNLGSNLDYVCMTPFSPSSPDRETPDHDSENAPGSRENSDFVIGRLGRAHPSKWRRDTESTINSILEQVPNSKWVSVGLPYKDQVNRLTKRWGTRFVNHDETTNYETLLKWVSRWDVQLFASPSGECFASSICEPAGLGIPTIALSNLIGDNGQSEQILDGVTGYLVGNQTQAISKLILLESNRHRLKTLKASTRLHTHQQWHQDVAAKKLIRLYSNWRGCSTEDSRPLEATVDEFTNDYHARMKKLHGGTFAGNARVSATLAALESWTVFNTIVRLKRAKNSLLPTNNAQKQIGPN
- a CDS encoding nucleotidyltransferase family protein; amino-acid sequence: MIAPIHFDHNTEIDMAPQTLDDSQRLNRLSVHQTATILDAMQAIDAGVSGIALVVNEGGKLIGLLTDGDLRRALISGHDINAPITPLLKPKFHQVSEATSRTESLDLMKAFSIGQLPIVDDEGFPKGLHLLHEIVQPRSLPNAAMILAGGKGTRLGKITQNLPKPMVQVAGRPILERIVLHFVGAGVRKIYLSVNHLAEVIEDHFQDGSRFGCEITYLREQEPLGTGGSLALLKDQNLQAPLIAMNGDLIAEFDVQRMLETHSEDNNQITVGTRTYTHEVPFGCLQLKGNRIARLVEKPAHREIINAGIYVLEPKVIQTVPLEFTPITDVIQAEMDRNDSVGIYPIDSWIDVGLPSQLAQARGIQ
- a CDS encoding O-antigen ligase family protein; protein product: MLIAISILLVLCLAILFALAFKHPGVGLAAAWGMLAMEGVLQQSQSFFTSRTALVNILVALIATTASYTYIRKTRMPVLSLKLYPPQLLYYATLLAFTFASLMWTTDSSFSIIQFQKTLPYILTFAFIAPICSADTEQLDIAVKTTVLLGGLILLGTILGQFGARGLLISQSNGRTAETNPLAIANYAGTVALCCLFSMYSKSDDRKLLLLHGAIAVLSAVVIFRSGSRGQLIAVFTTAAIFLPIAARKASGKAGTGALTFIAAIGLASYFLVHNSAFMSRWHVRGMQVAQRERMNMAGDALQIYTDGNIFELLAGIGTSSSWLIFGIYPHNVPVEILLEEGIIGLAIFAAVAILPLIQFRRILRLPTLPPRVRSQMCLLAALLTFNGILMLKQGTFLGSSPFFCISACVGWVYMDIQRRTASASLSPRNSRTHPRHSMHIEPAHQGR
- a CDS encoding acyltransferase, with amino-acid sequence MNFRSHVTSHTVLGANTNFNGMHIVGAGAVEIGDNFHSGCECRMITQIHDYDHGNAIPYGTSYIYKPIRIEDNVWVGDRVIILGGVTIGEGAIIQAGSVVVKDVPKCAIAGGHPAEVFKSRDTEHYEKLKREGKFL
- a CDS encoding DapH/DapD/GlmU-related protein: MTAKGITIEDDVMVSWNVTVVDHDSHSINYRQRHNDVAQWIHGVKDWTSVPVAEVRLKSKCWIGMNATILKGIVVGEGAVVGAGAVVTRDVPDWTVVAGNPARVIKEIPAIERC